The Caldilineales bacterium genomic sequence CTGATAGCCAGAGAAACGCTTGGCCGCCACCCGGCGGAAGCCAAGCTGCCCGGCGCTCTCGTCGAACGACAGCACTTCCTCGCCCACGTTGAGTTGCTCGATGGGCTTGACCCCGACCGGCGTCGTCACCAACGAGCCTTCGGCCAGACAACCGAGATTGCCGTCGATCCACTCCATCGTCGCGTTTTCATAGGCAACGGCGCGCTTCGTCACCAGATTGTAGACATTGTTCGACCAGTTCTGGATCGTCGTGTAGCGGCAGCGGCCGTTTTTGTGGACGATGATCTCGACCACGGCGCTGTGCAGGCTGTCGCTGGAATAGGTGGGGGCGGTGCAGCCTTCGATGTAGTGCATGCTGGCGCCTTCGTCGACGATGATCAGCGTGCGCTCGAACTGGCCCATGTTGGCGGCGTTGATGCGGAAATAGGCCTGGAGCGGGATCTCGATGTGGACGCCGGGCGGCATGTAGATGAACGACCCGCCCGACCACACGGCGCTGTTGAGGGCGGCGAATTTGTTGTCGGTGGGCGGGATGATGGTGCCGAAATACTTCTTGAACAGCTCGGGGTGCTCGCGCAGGGCGGTGTCGGTATCCAGGAAGAGCACACCCTGTTTCTGCCATTCTTCTTTCAGCGAATGGTAGACGACTTCGGAGTTGTGGACGATAAGGCCCTCGGCCACGAAGTTGTGCGGCCCGGCGACCTCGATATCGTAGACCATCTCGACCCCGGCCGGTGTGATCGCATCGATCTTGGCGAAGCCGACCTGGTCGTTGGCATGGACTCTGAACGTGGTGCCATGGGCGCTGGTGTAGCTGTGATGATACTTGCGCTTGCCCAGGCGGTCGCGGCGCTGCGGCGAACGCACGGGAATGCGCTCGAAATCGCCTGCCAGTTGCAGCCGGTAGCCGACGACGGCGCGCTCAAGCTCGGTCGGATGTTTCGATTCGAAGCGATGGATGTTCGAGGCCGGCAGGCCGGTCATCGCCGCCAGGTCGCGCACATCTTGCAGCAAAGCCGAGTTGCCGCTGGTGAGGACGATGTCGTGATTCTTGGCCGCATCACGCACATAGCCATCCGAATCGATGTAACCGCCCAGAAACGCCAGTTTTTGCGATTCAGGCAGGGTGTACATCCAGGCTGGGACGCGCTTGCTCAAGGCCTTTCCGCCCATGCCGTTCGTTTCCAGATAGCGCGCCAGTTTGGTCGAGTAAACGGTCATGCGGTCAGGATTGCCGTTGACGGGCGTAATCCCGAACAACGCCTCGGTTGTGCGCACAAGCTCCTGGCGCAGGGGCTTGTCGGTCTCGGGGATGGCGAATTCGATCCGGGCCTTGTCTGCGCCCTGGCTGGTGTGGATGAACCCATCGCCCATGTATAGCCCCAGCCACCAGAGCAGGTCGTCCGAGCTGTGTTCGGGGAGCGAGATGGCGTTGTAGCGCTCGCTGATGTCGAGCGTGTATTCCACGCTCTGGTTGCGGCCCACCACCTGCGTCTTGATCTCCGGCTGCTGCATGGCGTGGGTTTCGCCCGCCTCGGGCAGGCGCTTGGCCACCGCCACCAGGTCGCCCGGCTGCAAATCCTGCAAATACTTCCATTGCCGGCGATAACGGCCGCGCTGTTTGCCCGGCGCCTTCTGGTAGTCGAGCACCAGGAAGGGGTGATTGGAAGTGGCCTTGATCGTGCGCGTTCCCACGCGCACCTCGAACACCTCGCGCTCGCCTTTGGCTGCTTTTCCCGTCACCCTGGCGGTGATGATGGCGTTCTGCGCTTCGTCGAAGGAGAAAACGGTGTCCCCGGCCTCGACCTCGGCGATGGGTTTGAGGCCGCGCGCCGTGTAGACGCGGGCATCGCCAGTCAGACACTCGTACTGCGCGCCCACGCCGGCCAGGAATTTCCGCTCGGCCTCGGGGATGCCCAGGCGGTCGAACGTCTCTTTGATCTCGCTGGGCACATCGTCCCAATTCTTGCCCTGCTTCTCGGCCGGCTTGATGTAGTAATAGATGTCATCGAAATCGATGGTGCTGAGGTCGGCGCCCCAGGTGGGGGTCGGGCGCGAGAGGAAGACATCGAGCGCCTTGTGGCGGAACTCGCGCATCCAGTCCGGCTCGTTCTTCATGTCCGAGATCTGGTCGATGACCTCGTGATTCAGCCCTTTCTCGGACTTGAAGGCGTATTTCTCCGGCATCGACCAGCCGTATTTGTAATCTTCTTTGACGCCCGCAAGCGCCTGACGATCTAGTTCGGTTGCCATTTTGGTGTCTCCAATTAAGCCATCTGCAGGGCGAACTCGTTTTCGACCCAGCCATAGCCGCGCTCTTCCAGGACGTGCGCCAGCTCTGGCCCGCCAGTGGTAGCCACGCGACCCTTGTAGAAGATGCTGACCTTGTCCGGTTTGACATAATTCAGGATGCGCTGGTAATGCGTGATCAGCAGCGCCCCCATGCCATCGGCCACCAGCTTGTTGATGCCGTCGGCCACCACGCGCAGGGCGTCGATGTCGAGGCCGGAGTCGCTCTCGTCGAGGATGGCGATCTTGGGCTGGAGCATGGCCATCTGCAACACCTCGCCGCGCTTCTTCTCGCCGCCGCTGAAGCCGTCGTTCAGATAACGCTGGGCGAAGGCCCGGTCGACGTTGAAGCGATCCATTTTCGTCACCAGTTCTTTGCGGAACTCGCGCATCGGCATCAGTTCCGAGCCGATTTCCTTCTTGACCGTGGCGGTTTCGGCCTCGGCCCTGGCCCGATCCTTGTACCCGCGCACATTGCTCACGGCCGCGCGCAGGAAGTTGGCGAAGCTGACGCCGGGGATGGCGACCGGGTATTGGAAGGCCAGGAAGACGCCCAGCTTGGCCCGCTCGTCCGGCTCCAGGTCGAGGATGCTGGCGCCATCGAGCAGGACATCGCCGGAGGTGATTTCGTAGTGGGGGTGGCCGGCGATGGCGTAGGCCATGGTGCTCTTGCCGGAGCCATTCGGCCCCATCAGGGCGTGGACTTCGCCCTGGTGGATGGTCAGGGTCACGCCCTTGAGGATTTCGCTATCGCCAACATTGACGTGCAAATCTTTGATTTCGAGAACGGAAGACATGGGAGGGGATGGCTCCTTCTTGGGGGGGGTATTGGTTATTAGGGGTTAGAGATTGGAGATTGGAGATTGGCGAGCGGCGAATCTCCAATCTCCAATCTCCAATCTCCAATTACAAATTACTAACAACAAAAGAGCACCCGTTATGACCATCCATCATGCAATGGGTGAGCTCGACGTTGGCGTTGAGGACTTGGGCCATCATCGTCTTTTCCATATTGCAGATTTCACGGTGAACCGAGGCTAGTTCGTGGTAAGGGCAGTTGAATTCGTGCAGGGTGATGACATCGGCCTCGTGCGAAACGTCGGCGAGGA encodes the following:
- the sufC gene encoding Fe-S cluster assembly ATPase SufC; this translates as MSSVLEIKDLHVNVGDSEILKGVTLTIHQGEVHALMGPNGSGKSTMAYAIAGHPHYEITSGDVLLDGASILDLEPDERAKLGVFLAFQYPVAIPGVSFANFLRAAVSNVRGYKDRARAEAETATVKKEIGSELMPMREFRKELVTKMDRFNVDRAFAQRYLNDGFSGGEKKRGEVLQMAMLQPKIAILDESDSGLDIDALRVVADGINKLVADGMGALLITHYQRILNYVKPDKVSIFYKGRVATTGGPELAHVLEERGYGWVENEFALQMA